The genomic segment CCTGCAAAGCGAGCTGGACAAGCAGGTCACGCTTTTAAAGCTGCAGCTCAACCAGAACAGCGTGCCCGAGGACTCCCTGAAAAAACTGGCTATGGAGAGACTGATCGAAGTGAGGCTGCTGATGCTTCAGGCCAAGAAGGAATCGCTGGACGTCACCGGCGCCGAAGTGGAGGAGGCTTTGAACAAGAGCATCGGCGAGATGAAATCCCAGTTTCCCAGCGAAGAAGCGTTCAATGCCCAGCTTAAGGCCGAGGCCACCAATGTCGAAAAGCTGAAAGCCAAGCACCGGCCCGACGCCAAGAACCAGCTTTTGATGCAGAAGCTGATCGACAAGAACATCCGGGCCCGGGTTACGCCGCCCACCGAGAAAGAAGTGACGGACTTTTACGCCAGCCACAAGGACTCCATTCCGCCGGAACCGGAGAAGGCCGAGGTGGCCTGGATCGTGATCGTTCCCAAGCCGGGGGCCGCGGCCAAGACGGCGGCCATCGCCCGCTATAACGAAGTTATGGCCAAGCTAAATGCCAAGAAGAATTTTGCCGCTTTGGCCAAGAAATATTCCCAGGATCAGGGCTCGGCCGTCAACGGCGGCGACCTGGGCTGGTTCGGCCGCAACCAGATGGTGCCCGAGTTTGAGAAGGCCGCCTTCGGCGCCAAGATCGGCCAGATCACCGAGACCGACACCCGCTACGGCCGGCACATCATCAAAGTGCTGGAGAAAAAGGGCGACCAGGTGCATGCCGCCCATATCCTGATCTCTCCCATTCCCACCGAGGCCGACCTGGTTAAAGCTCGCAAGCTGGCTGCCGGGCTTTACCGCCGTGTGACCGCCGAAAAGGAGGATTTCGGCCGGGTGGCCAAGACCTACTCCGACGACCCCATGTCCAAGGAGAACAACGGACTGCTGGGCCTGGTGCCGGTGGAGGCCTTCCCCGACGCCATCAAAGCCGAGCTGGCCTCCATGCAGGAAGGCGATATCAGCGAGGCAGTGGAAAGCGAGAACGGGCTTACCATTCTCAAGCTTATCAAGCGGGTAACGGCCAGGGAGCCCACCTACGAGAACGTGAAGAAAGATTTGACGGAGTATTTGAAAAACAAGAAGATGCAGGAGGCCCTGGAGGTCTATTTGAAGGACCTGAAGACCAAGTATGTGATCGAGAGGAAGTAGATCTTTTTGCCACAAAGTCACCGAGGCAGAGAATATAAACTGGTGACTAAACGGTTTAAAGCAAAAGAACCTCCACGTTGTGTGTGGAAGTTCTTTTGTGTTGCAACAAAACGCTATTGACAAATATCATAATCATGATATGATAATGATATTGTAAAACAAAGGATAAAGCCCATGCCGATGATAAAACCTATTTCCGATCTCAGAAACAAGGCTAATCAGATATCAAAGATAGCCCACAGCACCGGGCAGCCGATCTTCATTACCAAGAACGGGGAAGGCGATATGGTGGTGATGTCTTTGGCCCATTACGGGGACATTCAACGCAAGCTGGAGCTGTACGGAAAGCTGGCCGTGGCCCAGGCCCAAAAAGCCGGGGGAGACAAGGGCCGGGAGCTTTCTGTTGTAATGAAGGACCTGCGCCGGAAGCTGAATGAAAAGGCGTAGTTACTAATCAGAGCGGATAATAGTAGACTTTTTTCCACCGAAACACGCTAAATACGCTAATTATATTGGATTTAAAAGAAACCGGAATGTCTACTAATATACGCTCCCACTACTGTCCCAACGTTGAGAAAAGCTAAAGCTGTAATTAGATGTTCATCAATGAGATATAACGCAAAAACAGTTTTTTCGATTTGAATTATAGGTTATACTTTGACCACTCTATCCAGGTTCAACTACCAACAAGGAGTGGTCAATGAATACCGGGAAAACTATTTTTGCACAGTTGCTGGATTTTCTGCCGTTCTATGAATTCAACAAGTGCGTCAAACGATACCGAGGCAATTACAAAGTAAAACAATTTACCTGTCTCAGTCAGTTTATCACGATGGCGTTTGCCCAATTGACGTATCGGGAAAGTCTCCGTGATATTGAATCCTGTCTGTAGGCCCTGAGGTCAAAGTTGTACCATATCGGCATCAGGGGAGCGGTATGCCGGAATACCTTGGCGAACGCCAATGAACAACGGGATTGGCGTATCTATGCAGACTTCGCTCAAGTCTTGATCCAGACGGCCCGGCCATTATACGCCAACGATGAGTTTGGCGTGGATTTGCAGGAGTTGGTTTACGCTTTTGATTCGACCACGATAGATTTATGCGCCTCGTTATTTCCCTGGGCTCATTTCAAGAAAACCAAGTCGGCGGTCAAGCTGCATACGCTGCTGGACCTGCATGGTAACATCCCAGTGTTTATCAGCATTACCAAAGGAAACGTCCATGATGTAACGGTGCTTGATGTGTTGCCAGTTGAGCCTGGCGCTTACTATATGATAGACCGGGGATATTTAGATTTTTCCCGACTCTACAAGATACACCGTTCCCAAGCTTTCTTTGTAATCCCGGCTAAAAGCAATACCAGACTCAGGCGACTGTATTCACTCCCTGTCGATAAAAAGTCCGGTATACTGAGCGACCAAGTGGCGGTCTGCGCAAATTATCAGGCATCACAAGACTACCCAGAGAAGTTGCGAAGGATTCGATATTATGATGAAGAACAAAACAAGAGGTTTGTCTTCCTTACCAATAATATGACGCTTCCGGCAACATCAATTGCCAAGCTATACAAATGCCGCTGGCAAGTAGAATTATTCTTCAAATGGATAAAACAACATTTACGCATCAAAGGGTTTTACGGCACTTCCGATAATGCCGTAAGGTCGCAGATCTGGATTGCCGTATCAATCTACGTGCTGGTAGCCATAGTAAAAAAACGATTAAACCTTCGGGCAAGTCTCTACAGCATTTTACAGGTTTTGAGCGTATCCCTTTTTGAAAAAGAGCCCATTTTACGGATGTTTTCAGAGATCGACCCCCAATCTCAAGACCCCCTGTTTCATAACCAATTGGTACTCTTTGACTAATATTGGGACAGCAGTGATACGCTCCCATTAGTATAAGGTCCGCCTGCTGCGGACGGCCGAGCAAGACTTTACCGAGGCGGTGATGTATGTAATGGCCGAAAGCCCGGCCGCGGCTCAGGTTCTGGCTGAAAGAATGGAGAAACAACTATCCTTGCTGTCCGGCCAGCCGTTAATGGGCCAAACGCCCGGTGACGCTAATCTGGCAGGGATGGGATACCGGTTTATCGTGGTCAAGAATTATTTAGTATTTTATACGGTGGAAGAGAATGATGTGCTTGTGCACCGGATAATACACGGAGCCAGGGATTATTTAAATGTATTGCAGTAATATTTGCAGCTTGTAACAGAGCCGCCCCGCGCTTGTCCGCCATAGCCCCGCCAAGGCGGGGCGAAGGAGGAATGCGGGGCGGCTCTGTTTATTACAGAAAACAAGGGATTTGTCAATAGATTTTACCCCCTGGGAAAAAACAATTTATTTTCAAGCATGGCATCGAGGTCAACGGGAATTATCAGTAATCTTTTATCAAGATTCGGAACTTTCTCAAGGGCCAGTTGCCAAGGGGTCTTGTTTTCCTTGTAGGTGTTGGGTCTTTCCAGATTAAAGAAAAGCAGATAAGAGAGGCTCTTGTTCATAAAATCCTGCCGAAGGGCTGGTGTGAAAGGCCCGGGCCGCTGGCTTTACTCCGTGAGCAACGGCGTAGTTTACCATCTGATAACGAAGTTGTCGTTTGTCTTTACAGTTTCTCATCTGCTGGTTATAGGCGCTGGGACACATACTCGCTCCCTTCTTGATTGCAGGGGAGTTATAACCGAAAAGGCACTCGTTTGTCTATGGTAATCTGTGTCGTTAGTCACTACCCGTTTGGCAGGTGTCAGGACATCGTTGACAGTCTTTAGTGCTTTCTGTAAACGTTTGAATACTTGCCGGCTCTTGCATAGTAGCTTCGTCAACCTTGGCCGCCCTTTCGGGGGTAATGATCTATTATACCATTCCCAACATTTTTTCGCAAAACCCCGACATAATTATTATGCTACCACATTTTTTCGCAAAACCCTTGACTTTTTATGCTCTTTGTGAAATAATTCATTTTTTGTGCCCCAAATATACCTGAACGGTCATAATTTTATTTTTGATCGCGGTATCAAGGGGCCGTTCGTTCATTACCAAATAAATACCCAATTTATTTTGCCACAAAAAGCACAAGAAACACAAAATGGATGGGCCTCATCACTATTTTTTACGTAAGCATATTAAAGGTGATTTTGTGAATTATGTGCTTTGTGTGGTTAATTCCGTGAAAATCAGTCAGCAATCATTTCAATAATTTAGGCAATAAAAATATGCCGGAAAAGACGGTTTATTCTTTGGCCAGGGCCCAGGCGTCGGATCTCATCGCCAGTCTGCTGAAATCCCAGAACGAGGTGTGGGCTCCGGCGAAGGGAGAGAGCGGCGACACCTTTTTGTCGCGGATAGAATCGGCCAAGCAGATGGCCCCCGAATATGTCAACGGATTTTTGGGGGCCAAGCGCTATGTGTTCCCGCAGCTGGAGGAGCTGTTCCGTTTCAAGAAGGGCAAGAACGGAACCACCCTGCAGACCGGATCGGAACAGCCCCGGGCGGTGATCTGGGGGATCCGGCCCTGCGACATGTCGGCGGTCCATTATTTTGATAGCTTCTTCGGGACGGACGCTAAATCCGGTCCCGATTGGAAATCGGGAGATCCCTTGCCGGATCCATTGTATAAAAAGCGCCGGGAGCGAGCGGTGTTCATCACCCTGGCCTGCAACCAGGCCGGCCCAAAATGCTTCTGCATCTGCACCGACTCCGGGCCGTTCCTCTCCCAGGGCTATGATATCCAGCTGACCGATCTGGGTACATATTATCTGGCAGAAGTGGGAAGCCCCAAGGGCGAAGAATTCGTGAAGGAATTCAAGACCTTGTTCGGCACCGGAGACGAGAACGACATGAAGCTCCGGCGGAAGCTGGAGGTCGAGGCCGAGAAGACCTTCCAGCAGCCGGTCAGTTTTTTCGCCAAGGCCATGCGCAAAATGGACGCCGGCAAGGTGGACCAGAAATTCTGGGAGAAGGTCGGCGGGTACTGCATCGGCTGCGGGGGCTGTATCTACGTCTGCCCCATGTGCAGCTGTTTTGACGTGGACGACAGGATGGAATCCGATACCGAAGGCCTGCGCTACCGCAGCTGGGATACCTGCGACTTTGCCGGGTTCACCCGCGAGGTCTCCGGCCATAACCCCCGGGTCTCCAAAGCCGACCGCCGGAAGCGGTGGTTCTACCATAAGCTGTCCATGGATTATCTGGAGAAGAACCCGGTGATCGGCTGCGTGGGCTGCGGCCGCTGCGTGATCACTTGCCCCGGGGAGGTGGACATGGCCACGGTGGTGCGCTGGATGCGGAAGGCGGATTCCGAAAGCCCTAATTCCTAAAAC from the candidate division TA06 bacterium genome contains:
- a CDS encoding peptidylprolyl isomerase — protein: MKKIYLAGGLLLLALTSSLYAQPAGDGVVTVVDEQPILQSELDKQVTLLKLQLNQNSVPEDSLKKLAMERLIEVRLLMLQAKKESLDVTGAEVEEALNKSIGEMKSQFPSEEAFNAQLKAEATNVEKLKAKHRPDAKNQLLMQKLIDKNIRARVTPPTEKEVTDFYASHKDSIPPEPEKAEVAWIVIVPKPGAAAKTAAIARYNEVMAKLNAKKNFAALAKKYSQDQGSAVNGGDLGWFGRNQMVPEFEKAAFGAKIGQITETDTRYGRHIIKVLEKKGDQVHAAHILISPIPTEADLVKARKLAAGLYRRVTAEKEDFGRVAKTYSDDPMSKENNGLLGLVPVEAFPDAIKAELASMQEGDISEAVESENGLTILKLIKRVTAREPTYENVKKDLTEYLKNKKMQEALEVYLKDLKTKYVIERK
- a CDS encoding type II toxin-antitoxin system prevent-host-death family antitoxin, producing MPMIKPISDLRNKANQISKIAHSTGQPIFITKNGEGDMVVMSLAHYGDIQRKLELYGKLAVAQAQKAGGDKGRELSVVMKDLRRKLNEKA
- a CDS encoding type II toxin-antitoxin system RelE/ParE family toxin, with protein sequence MYVMAESPAAAQVLAERMEKQLSLLSGQPLMGQTPGDANLAGMGYRFIVVKNYLVFYTVEENDVLVHRIIHGARDYLNVLQ
- a CDS encoding 4Fe-4S dicluster domain-containing protein, with protein sequence MPEKTVYSLARAQASDLIASLLKSQNEVWAPAKGESGDTFLSRIESAKQMAPEYVNGFLGAKRYVFPQLEELFRFKKGKNGTTLQTGSEQPRAVIWGIRPCDMSAVHYFDSFFGTDAKSGPDWKSGDPLPDPLYKKRRERAVFITLACNQAGPKCFCICTDSGPFLSQGYDIQLTDLGTYYLAEVGSPKGEEFVKEFKTLFGTGDENDMKLRRKLEVEAEKTFQQPVSFFAKAMRKMDAGKVDQKFWEKVGGYCIGCGGCIYVCPMCSCFDVDDRMESDTEGLRYRSWDTCDFAGFTREVSGHNPRVSKADRRKRWFYHKLSMDYLEKNPVIGCVGCGRCVITCPGEVDMATVVRWMRKADSESPNS